The Egicoccus sp. AB-alg6-2 region CAGCCGCAACTGCTCGTGCAGACGCTCGGCCAGCAGCGCGAGCTCGCCGAGGTCGGCCGCCTCCTCGATGAGCACCGCGAACTCGTCGCCGCCGATGCGCGCCGGCGTGTCGATCTGACGCACCGTCGTCTCGAGGCGGCGTGCCACCTCGACCAGCAGGGCGTCGCCGACCTGGTGTCCGTAGGTGTCGTTGACCGGCTTGAAGTCGTCGAGGTCGATCATCAGGACGGCGACGGGCACATGGGTGCGCTTGCTGCGCTCGACCGCGTGCTGGAGCCGATCGAAGAAGAGCGCACGGTTGGCCAGTCCGGTGAGCGGGTCGTGGAACGCCCGATGGACGATCTCGGCCTCGAGCGCCTTGCGTTCGGTGACGTCGCGGGCGTTGAGCACGAAACCGCCGCCGTCGCGGGCCGTCATCTGGCTCTCGACGTCCCGCCATTCGCCGCTGGCGGTCCGGAAGCGGCACGCGATCTCGACGCTTTCGGCGGTGAAGATGCCGCGCATGGCCTCCTGGACCGACTCGCGGTCCTCGGGGTGCACGAGTTCGAACACGCTGCGGCCCAGCACGTCCTCGTTGCGATGACCGAACCGCTGCTCACCGGCCGGGTTCACCATCGTGATGCACCCGACCTGGTCGAGAAGGGCGATCACGTCGGAGGAGTGGTTGATGATGCTGGACAGGCGGGCCTCGCGGGCGGCGAGCTTGCTGAGCAGGACGACGCGCTCCTCGGCCAGGCCGACCTCGACGGCGAACCGGTGCAGCAACTCGAGCAGGTCGTCGTCGGGATGGTCCGGGCAGTACAGCAGGACGGCCGCACGGGGCCGCTCCGCCCGCGGCAACGGGACCATGACGTAGGCGGGGTAGAACGGGGTCGATTCGCCGACGTGCTGCAGTTCGCGTGCGACCTGGCCGTCCAGCACGACCGGCCGGCCGAGCTCGAACACGCGGAGTACCTGGCCGGGCAGCACGGCGGCCTGGACCCCGTTCCCCCGGTTGCCGCGCGTCGAGGCGACGGCGCGGAACTCGTCGTCGGCCGCCTCCCAGACGACGGCGATCGCGCCGGGGATCTCGGTCAGGTCTACGCCGGTGCGGGCGACCTCCTCGAAGATGTCGCTCGGGTCGCTGACGTGGGTCAGGGCGACGACGGACTGCAGCAGCCGGTGCTCGCGCCGGGCGGCCCGGTCGCTGCGCTCGGCCGTCCGGCGGACGACGCGGGCGAACGAGGTCGCCACCACGAGCATGACCCCGAGGGCGACGGCGGTGCCGGGACGCGGCACCTCGCCGACCTGCGCCCGTGCCAGCTCCCACACCACCACCGACACCAGCGCGAGCACGTAGGCCCGGCGGGCCGTCGCGTGGAACCCGCGCTGGAACGCCGTGACGAACAGCAGCGGGAACAGGTACAGGTGGTTGTCGAAGAGGATTCCCGTCGCGGCCAACGGGACGAAGACCGTGACGTCGACGAGCAGCGAGCGGTCGCCCCAGCGCTGCATGGCGTGCGCCCAGGCAGCGAGTCCGCACGCCGCCAGTGCCGCACCCGGCCACAGCCGCGGTGCGACGTCGAGGATCTGCACGACGATGCACGCCGACATGGCGAGGGTGAACAACCCGAACAGGCGGCGGAACCGCTCGACGAGTTGCGCACCGCCTGGCGCCTCGCGCGTGTCCAGCATCCCCACCGCTCCGTCTCGTTCCCGTTTCCGGGGCTCCCAAGCACCCATCGGCACGGACGGACGGTCGATAAAGGCCCAGATGGCACAGGATGCCGTCGGGCTAGTCAGCGACGCGTGGTCAGACGTTCGCGGCTTCCATCGCGGCCAGCTCGCGCTTGAGGTCGGCGAGCTCGTCGCGCAGGCGGGCCGCGAACTCGAAACGCAGGCCCGCGGCTGCCTCGTGCATCTCCTCCTCGAGACGCTGGATGAGCGCCCGCAGATCCTCCTGCGGCACCTCCGAGACGTCGACGAGGTCGCGTGACACCGGCGCCTCGTCCGGCTGGTAGGCCTCGCCCTGCTCCTCGGCCCGGACCGCCGCGATGATGTCGCCGACGCGCTTGCGGACCGTCTGCGGATCGATGCCGTGCTCGAGGTTGTACGCCAACTGCTTCTCGCGACGTCGTTCGGTCTCGTCGAGGGCACGACGCATCGAGTCGGTGACGTGGTCGGCGTACATCACCACCTCGCCGTCGACGTTGCGGGCGGCACGCCCGATCGTCTGGATCAGCGAGGTCTCCGAGCGCAGGAACCCTTCCTTGTCCGCGTCGAGGATCGCGACCAGCGACACCTCGGGCAGGTCGAGACCCTCCCGGAGCAGGTTGATGCCCACGAGGACGTCGAACTCGCCCAACCGCAGTCCCCGCAGGATCTCGACCCGCTCCACGGTGTTGATGTCGGAATGCAGATACCGGACGCGGACGCCGTGCTCGAGCAGGTAGTCCGTGAGGTCCTCGGCCATCTTCTTGGTCAGCGTGGTGACCAGCACCCGCTGGTCGCGGTCGGTGCGCTGCCGGATCTGCTCCATCAGGTCGTCGATCTGACCCGTCGTCGGCTTCACCACGACCTGGGGGTCGACCAGCCCGGTCGGACGGATGATCTGCTCGGCGATGGTGTCGGACTCGCGGCGTTCGTAGGCACTGGGCGTGGCGGAGATGAACAGCCGCTGCCCGATCCGGTCGAGGTACTCGTCGAAGGTCAGCGGCCGGTTGTCGAACGCCGACGGCAGCCGGAACCCGTGCTCGACCAACGACTCCTTGCGGGAGCGATCGCCCTCGTACATGCCGCCGATCTGGGGCACGGTCACATGCGACTCGTCGAGGAACACCACGAAGTCGTCGGGGAAGTAGTCGAGCAGCGTGTACGGGGCCGTGCCGGGGGCCCGCCCGTCGAAGTGGCGCGAGTAGTTCTCGATGCCGTTGCAGAAGCCGACCTCGCGGATCATCTCGAGGTCGTAGTTGGTCCGCATCCGCAGACGCTGGGCCTCGAGCAGCTTGCCCTGGCGCTCGAGTTCGGCGAGCCGTTCCTCGAGTTCGGCCTCGATGGAGGCCTGCGCGCGCACGACGGCCTCGGTCGAGGAGACGTAGTGCGACGCAGGGAACACCCCCACCTGCTCGACCGGCCGCGAGACCTCGCCGGTCAGGGGGTCGACGCGCACGATCCGATCGATCTCGTCGCCGAAGAACTCGACGCGAACAGCGCGTTCGTCGTCGGCCGGGAACACCTCGAGCGTGTCGCCGCGGACCCGGAAGGTCCCGCGGATCAGGTTGAGGTCGTTGCGCGCGTACTGCAGATCGACGAGCTTGCGCATCGCCGACTCGAGCCCGACCTCCTCGCCCGAGCGCAGCCACAGAATCTTGTTCTCGTACTCGTGCGGCGAGCCGAGGCCGTAGATGCACGACACCGAGGCGACCACGACCACGTCGCGGCGCGACAGCAGGGCCATGGTGGCGCGGTGACGGAGGCGGTCGATCTCGTCGTTGATCGACGAGTCCTTCTCGATGTAGGTGTCGCTGGAGGCGATGTAGGCCTCGGGCTGGTAGTAGTCGTAGTACGAGACGAAGTACTCGACGGCGTTGTCGGGCAGGAAGTCGCGGAACTCGTTCGCCAGCTGCGCCGCGAGCGTCTTGTTGGGCGCCATGACCAGGCAGGGTCGCTGCAGCCGTTCGAGCACCTTCGCGGCCGTGAACGTCTTGCCCGTGCCGGTGGCGCCGAGCAGCGTCACCGCCCGTTCCCCCGCCTCGAACGCCGCCGCGATCTCCTCGATCGCGCGCGGCTGGTCACCGGAGGGCGTGAAGTCGCTGACCACCCGGAACCGGCCGTCTCCGGCGCGGCGCTCGTCGAGGTCGCGACGGCGGGCGGCGAAGGGCGTGGTGGGCTCGGGCATGGGCCCGAGCGTACCCGCGGGTCCCGGACGGTCCCCGACCGCATCTCACCGGTTGCGGCGACGCCCCGGGCTCGAGACCGCCGATGCGCTGCGAGGGTGCGGGTCAGGACCGGCCGTTGCCCGAACCGTTCCCCCCGCCGTGGTCGACGACCGCGCGGGCCACGTCGCGCAGCCGTCGGTTGGCGTCCTGGGAGGCCTTGCGCAGCAGGGCGAACGCCTGGTCCGCGTCGCAGCCCTCGCGGGCCATGAGCACGCCCTTCGCCTGCTCGATCACGACCCGGCTGGCGAGCGCCTCCTGCAGCTGCTCGGCCAGGCGGCTGACGCGCAGGAAGGCGCGCGCGTTGGCCACCGTGCTGGCCGCAGGCGCCGCGATGCGGTGCAGCAGTTCACGGTCGGCGGTCGAGAACCCTCCGGCCTCGCCGCCGAAGACGTTCAGTGCGCCGATCACGACGCCGTTCACCGCGAGCGGCACCGCGACGACCGAACGGAACCCGAGTTCGACGGCGCGCTGAGCCACCTCCGGCCAGCGCCCGTCGTCGACGAAGTCGGCGACGTGCTGGGTCTCGCCCGACTCCAGCGCCTCGATGCACGGGCCCTCGACCAGCTCGTACTGCACGACGTCGACCAGTTCCGCGTCCTCACTGCTGCGCGCCGCCGTGCGGTACCTGCCGCCATCGTCGACGACCGTGACACTGACGGCCGCCGACGTGCTGACGGCACGGGCCGTCAGCTCGAGCACCTGCGTCAGCAGCTCGTCGAGCGTGGCGTCCTCGACGAGCAGTGCCGTCAGCTCCTCGAGCGTCGCCAGATAGGCGCGTTCGGCGTCGACGTCGTCACCGACGGCACCGTCGAGCGCCAACGCCATGTCCAGTTGCTCCACCTCGCCACCACCCCAGAGCAGATCCCCGAGCGAACCAGATGCGCGACCCCGCTCCCGCGCAGGATACCCCGTTCCGAGCTGCCGCCGGCCTTCAGCCGGCTTGCGCGGCCGTCACGAGTCGACCGTGCAGGTCGTCGGCCGCGCGGAGAAGTGTCGCCAGGTCCCCGTCGTTGACCAGGACGTGGGTGGCGTGTCGACGACGCTCGTCGTCGGTGCACTGCGCGGCCAGCCGCGCGCGGGCGTCGTCCTCACGCAGGCCGCGCTGGTCGACCAACCGACGCAACCGCACCGGCTCGGGGGCCAGCACGACCACCACGGCGTCGAACCGGCCCGTCTGCCCCGTCTCGATCAGCAGCGGGTGGTCGACGACCGCGAGGCGGGACTGCGGCCGGCCGTCATCGGCATCCAGCGCCGCGATGCGCTCGGCGATGCGGGCCGCGATCCGCGGATGCATGATCCGGTCGAGCTCGCGCCGAGCCTCGTCGTCGGTGAACACCACGTCGGCGAGCCCCTGGCGGTCGAGCCGTCCGGCGTCGTCGACCAGGTGCGCGCCGAAGCGCGCCGCGATGTCGGCGAGCGCGGGCTCACCCGGCTCGACGATCTCACGCGCGACCAGGTCGGCGTCGAGGACCGTGGTCCCGAGCTCGGCCCAGCGGCGAGCGACGGTCGACTTGCCACTGCCGATGCCGCCGGTCAGGCCGACCAGGAACATGTGCCACCTCGGGGTCGCGCGCGAGGACGCAGTGCGCCCCGGCCAGGGGCCGGGGCGCGTGCGTGGATCAGGAGGGGCTCATGCCTCGTCGGAGTCCTCCGTGGCCGCCTCGTCGGCGTCCGTGGTGTCCGCCGCAGGCTCCTCGGCGTCCGGCGTCTCCGCGTCGGCGTCGGTCTGCGCCTCGACGGCCGGCTCCTCGACGGCCGGCGCCTCCTCGGCAGCCGGCTCGGCGGGAAGCTCGGCCTCGGCGAGCGCCATCTCCTCGGGGGTCGGCTCGGCGTCGCGACCGAAGCCCGCCTGCGCGAACGCGGCGGCCAGCGTGCCACCTGCCGGGGCCTCGTCGCCACCGGAGGAGTACGCCGTCGAGACGGCCGGACCGGCGTCGTAGGGGTCCTGCTCGACGGGAGCGGCGTCCGGCGCCTGTGCCTGCTTCAGCGACAGGCTGATACGACGCCGCACGGTGTCGATGTCGATGACCTTGACCTCGATCTTGTCACCGACGTTGACCACGGCCTCGGGGACCTCGACGTGACGGTCCGCGAGCTCGGAGATGTGGACCAGGCCCTCGATGCCGTCGGCGACCTTGACGAAGGCACCGAAGGGCACCAGCTTGGTGACCTCGCCCTCGACGACCTCGCCGACCGCGTGCTCGCGGGCGAACTTCTGCCACGGGTCCTCCTGCGTGGCCTTCAGCGACAGCGAGACGCGCTCGCGGTCGAGGTCCACGTCCAGCACCTCGACCTCGACCTCGTCACCGACCTCGACCACCTCGGACGGGTGGTCGATGTGCTTCCAGGACAGCTCGGAGACGTGCACGAGGCCGTCGACGCCACCGAGGTCGACGAACGCACCGAAGTTGACGATGCTGCTGACCACACCCGCGCGGACCTCGCCCTTCTGCAGCGAGGTCAGGAACTCGTTGCGGAACTCGCTCTGCGTCTCCTCGAGGAACTTGCGGCGCGAGAGGACGACGTTGTTGCGGTTCTTGTCGAGCTCGATGATCTTGCACTCGAGCGTCTCGCCGACGTAGGGCGCGAGGTCGCGCACACGGCGCATCTCGACCAGCGAGGCGGGCAGGAAGCCGCGCAGGCCGATGTCGAGGATGAGCCCACCCTTGACGACCTCGATGACCGTGCCCTGGACCGTCTTGTCCTCGGTGTAGATCTTCTCGATCGTGCCCCACGCACGCTCGTACTGGGCGCGCTTCTTGGACAGGACCAGGCGGCCCTCCTCGTCCTCGGAGCGCATGACGAGCGCCTCTACGACGTCGCCGACCTGCACGACCGTGTTGGGGTCGACGTCGAGCTTGATCGACAGCTCGCGCGAGGGGATCACGCCCTCGGACTTCCAGCCGATGTCGAGCAGCACCTCGTCGGGGTCGACCTTGACGACGACGCCTTCGATGATCTTGCCTTCCTCGACGGCACCGACGGTGCCCTCGAGCGCGGCTTCGAAGTCCTCGTCGGACAGGTCGTTCTCCACGATGACGTCACCGGTGGACGTCATGGTGTTGCCGGGGTCCTGCATGACGACGAAGGCGTCGGGGGAAGCGGCGCCGGGATTCGCGGCGGCACCGGGGGTCGCGGACGTGTCGGGGGTCTGGGGGGCGTCGGACATCGGGGTCGGGTCTCTTCGTTGTAGGGGCGTTCGGGACGGCGTGCCGACGACGCGCCGGCAGGCCGCCGGCGTCGAGTCGCACGTCGATCCGCCACGGAACGCGGGCATGCGGAAGCGCACGCGCGCAGCGGATGACCCGAAAGGGTCGCAGCAGACCCCGCCGCTGTCAATCGGACGCGCCCCAGGCGGCCGTGGCCTCCGACGCACCGGTCGACGCCGGCCTACGGTGCCCCCGACCGGGAGGTGGCCGTGGACGAGGGACTCGGCGGCGGCGACGACGGCCGCCCCCGCTGCTGGTGGTGCGGCGACGAGCCGATCTACGTCGCCTATCACGACACCGAGTGGGGCGTTCCCGTCCACGACGACGCCCGCCTGTTCGAGAAGCTGTGCCTCGAGGGCTTCCAGGCGGGCCTGTCGTGGTTGACGATCCTGCGCAAGCGCGAGCGGTTCCGCGAGGTCTTCGCCGGCTTCGATCCCGCGGTCGTCGCGCAGTTCGGCGACCACGACGTGGCCCGCCTGCTCGCCGATCCGGGCATCGTCCGCAACCGCGCCAAGGTCGAGGCGACCATCACCAACGCCCGTGCCTACCTGGACCTGGTCGCCGTCGAAGGCTCGCTGGACGCGTACGTGTGGCGTTTCGCACCCGAGCACCGATCCGCGCCCCGCTCCCCCGCCGACGTGCGCGCGACCTCCCCCGAGTCGGTCGCGATGTCCAAGGACCTCAAGCGTCGCGGCTGGGCCTTCGTCGGTCCGACGACGGTGTACGCCTTCCAGCAGTCGATGGGAATCGTCGACGACCACCTCGTGGGTTGCTTCCGTCGCGGCGCGGCGGCGCCGTAGCCGCCGGTACCGTTGCGGCCCCCGTCGCCGAGCAGGATCGCTGCCCGTGGTGCTCCATCGTTTCCGCCGGGCCGTGCGGCGTGCGCGGCCGGCGCAACCGTTCACCCTCGAGCGCCAACCCGACGCCCTGCCGAAGACGGGCCTGTTCAGCGAACCGGTGCGGGTCGCCTCCGTGCGGGCGCTCGACCCCGAGGCACGCGACGACGGCTACCGCGTCACGTTCCTCGTCGAGGTGCGCGACGCCGAGGACAAGCGGTGCTCGGACCTGGCGGTCGAGGCCCGGGTGCAGGGTCCCGACCGGGAGCGGGTGGTCTCGGGGACGACGGACCTGATGGGTCGCATCCGGTTCCGCATGTCCGGGCCGGCCGGTGCGTATGCCATCGAGGTACGGGACGTGGCAGCGGGCGGACTGACCTTCGACCCCGCCGCGGCGCCGGTCACCACGTCGACCACGGTCGGCTGACGCGCCAGGCGTCCGACCACGCCAACTGGCCGTCGGACGCCGTCGCGGGTCACGGGGGGCGGCGCACGATGCCGGTGTAGTCACCGGCCCGCTCGCGGTGCCACCATGCGCCGGTGTCGCGGCGCTCGGCGCGGGAGGTGAACCGGTAGTGGTAGCGGCGCGCCCGCACCGCGGTCGGCGCCCGCCCGTCGAACGGGTCGACACGCAGCAACCGCCGGATCCCCGGATCGCCCTCGAGCAGGCGCTCGAGCAGCGCGAGGAACCACCGGTCGCGGGGACCGGGCCCGGGGCGCATCGCGGCGAACCACAGCAGCCAGTCCAGGCGCAGGTGGTAGGGCGCGACCTGCGGTGGCCGTCGCCGGGGGTCGGTCGGCTTCGCCGGGAACTCGTAGGCATGCCAATCGGCGTCCTCGTCCGGGTCCGGGTCGAGCGTGCCCTCCAGCACGATCTCGAAGCGGTGGCGGGTGACACTGCCGAAGGCGCCGTAGGTCCCGACGAGGTGGAGCGGGTTGAACGAGGCGTTCATCCGCTGCGTGCGCGACAGCAGGTTGCGGACCGGCCACCAGCTCATCACGACCTGGGCGGCGGCCACCATCGACACGAGGACGGCGAACCAGCCGGGGGTCGTCGCCGCCACCTCGCGCGGGGCGAGGACGCCCAGCGGACCACCCGTCCCCCCGAGCCAGGTGTCGGGCAGGGCCGCGGTCGCCAGCACCATGGTCACGAGGTTGAGCCAGGCGAAGTTGCCGCTGACGACCAGCCACGCCTGCGTGACCAGGACGGCGACGGCGGTGATTCCCGCCAGGGGTTGGGGCAGGAACAGCAGCGCCGGCAGCAGCAGCTGCGTCACGTGGTTGGCGGCCACCTCGATCCGGTGCAGGGACCGGGGCAGGCGGTGGAAGTGCCAGCTGAACACGCTCGGCAGCGGCTGGGTCTCGTGGTGGTAGTCGAGGCAGGTGAGGTCGCGCCAACACGGATCGCCGCGCCACTTGATCAGGCCGGCCCCGAACTCGACCCGGAACAGCAGCCACCGCACCAGCAGCAGCGCCGGCCACGGCACGGCGCTGTCGTGGCCGCCGAGGAACATGGCGAGGAAGCCGGCCTCGAGCAGGATCGACTCCCAACCGAACGCGTACCAGACCTGGCCGACGTTGACGTAGGACAGATACAGCAGCCACAGCACCGCGAACGTCGCCAGCGTCGTCGCGGTTCCGGCGGCCTGGGGCAGGCCGAGGACCACGGCCGCACTCAACGCCATGCCGAACCAGGCCCCACCCACCGCGAGCCGGTCGGCGTACCCGAGGTGGAACAGGCTCGGACTGCTCCGCCAGGACACGCGCGCCACGAATGCGGGGACCGGCGTCAGCCCGTCGGAACCGAGCAGCGGGCGCCACTGGTGGACGACGGCCGCGAACGCCACGACATAGACCAGGCCGACGCCGCGCTGGAACAGCTCGCGGGCGATCACGTAGCCGTCGGCGCTCCAGGGGTCCATGGGGACCATGGTGGTCCGGGAGGCTGGTCGGACCGCCGGTCCCGACCCGGTCCAACGGGCGACTCCCGCGCGAGCAGGCGGAAATCCGGACCGATCGGGGCCGCAGGATCTATCGTTCGCCGCCGGTGGGAGCCACCTCGGGAGAAGGATGGGTCGGACACGTGAGGACGACGACGAAGGCAGGGTGGGCCGGGGTGCTCGGGGCAGCGGTGCTGCTCGCGGGGTGCGGTGGCGGGGACACCGGAACGACCGCGCCAGAAGAGGAGGCTCCGGCGGGCTCCACCACCGACGAGGCGGCTGAGGAGGCCGAAGAGGCGTCCCGGATGCCCGACATGATCGGGCGCCCGGTCGACGAGGCGGTCGCCGAACTCGAGGAGCTCGGATTCGTGGTGTCCACCGGGCTGGTGCGCACCACCGAGATGGAGCCCGACCTCGTCTACCGCAGCGAGCCGGCGCCGGGTCGCCAGGTCACCGAGGGGCAGCGGGTCACGCTCCGCGTCGCCGCCGAGCCGCGCCAGTAGCGGCGGGTCGTCCGGCCGCGCCCGACGGCCGCGCCCGACGGCCGCGCGTGCCGTCGCGTTCGACCCTCAGTGCTTCTGCGCGTCGAACCAGGTCGGGCCGAACGCCGTGTCGACCTCCAGCGGCACGGCCAGGTCCACCACGCCGGACAGTTCACTGACCACCAGGTCCCGCGCCGCGTCCATCTCGTCCTCGGGCACCTCGAGCACGACCTCGTCGTGAACCTGCAGCAGCAGCTGCGTCCGCAGGCCAGAACGGTCCAGGGCGTGCTGCAGGGTGATCATCGCCAGCTTGATCACGTCGGCCGCGGTGCCCTGGATCGGGGCGTTGAGCGCCATGCGTTCCGCCATCTGGCGCCGGTTGCGGTTGTCCGAGAGCAGATCGGGCAGGTACCGACGACGACCGAACAGGGTGGTCGTGAATCCGTCGCGCCGGGCCTGGTCGACCGCGGCGTCGAGGAACGAGCGCACCTTCGGGAAGCGCGCCATGTAGGCGTCGACGATCTCGACCGCCTCGTCGGGCGGGATGCCCAGCTGCTGGCCGAGGCCGAACGGGGTCAGCCCGTAGGCGAGCCCGTAGTTGACGGCCTTCGCCCGGTCCCGCAGCGGACCGTCCACCTGCTCGAGCGGCAGGTCGAACACCTTGGCTGCGGTGGTGGCATGGATGTCCTCGCCCGACGCGAACGCGTCCAGCAGCCCGTCGTCCTGGGACAGGTGGGCCATGATCCGCAGCTCGATCTGGGAGTAGTCGGCGATCAGCAGCTGGGCGAAGCCGGGGCCGGGGACGAAGGCGCGCCGGATCTCGCGGCCCTCCTCGCGGCGGACCGGGATGTTCTGCAGGTTGGGATTGGACGAGGACAGCCGGCCGGTCGCGGCGATCGTCTGCGACAGCGTCGTGTGGATGCGACCGGTCTCGGGATCCACGAGCGGCGGCAGCGCGTCGACGTAGGTGGTCAGCAGCTTCGAGGTCTCGCGCCACTCCGAGATGGCGTCGATGATGGGGTGCATGCCGGCGAGGTTCTTCAGCGCCTGCGCGTCGGTGGTGTAACCGGTCTTGATGCGGCGCGTCTTGGGCAGCCCGAGCTCGTCGAACAGCACGGTCTGCAGCTGCAGCCCCGAACCGATGTTGAACGCCTTCCCGGCGTGGTCGTGGACCTCGCGCTCCATCTCGGCGATCCGGCGGGCCAGCCGCTCGCGGATCTCGTCGAGCACGTGCAGGTCGATGGTCACGCCGGCACGTTCCATGCGTGCCAGGACCGGCGCGAGTGGGAGCTCGATCGTCTCGTTGAGCTCGGTCTGGCCGCGCTCCTCGAGCTGTCCGGCCAGGTAGGTGGCCAGCTCGAAGGTCGCCTCGGCCCGCAGCGCCCGCTCCTCCCACGGATCGTGTTCCTCCACCTCGAGGCTGAGCTGGTCGCCGTCGTCGGCGGCGTCCTCGGGGCTGATCGTGCGCTGCAGGTACTGCAGCGCCAGCCGCTCGAGGTCGAAGGTGCGCTGCTCGGGGTTGAGCAGGTAGGCGCCGAGTTCGGTGTCGAGGGTGACCCCCGACACGGTCCAGCCGCGGGCGTGCGCCGCATGGTCGAGCGTCTTGGCGTCGTGGGTGACCTTGGCATGGGTGGGATCAGCGAGCACCGCCGCGAGCGCGTCGAGGTCGGTCGCATCGAGGTCGTCGATGCGGGCCGACGCCGGGTCGCGGTCGGGAGCGGCCACCGCGATCGCCGTCAGCGTCACGTGCGGCACGCGATCCGTGACGACCGGCACGATCGCCAGCGGCTGGGCGGCACCGTCGAGCCACGCC contains the following coding sequences:
- a CDS encoding diguanylate cyclase domain-containing protein produces the protein MLDTREAPGGAQLVERFRRLFGLFTLAMSACIVVQILDVAPRLWPGAALAACGLAAWAHAMQRWGDRSLLVDVTVFVPLAATGILFDNHLYLFPLLFVTAFQRGFHATARRAYVLALVSVVVWELARAQVGEVPRPGTAVALGVMLVVATSFARVVRRTAERSDRAARREHRLLQSVVALTHVSDPSDIFEEVARTGVDLTEIPGAIAVVWEAADDEFRAVASTRGNRGNGVQAAVLPGQVLRVFELGRPVVLDGQVARELQHVGESTPFYPAYVMVPLPRAERPRAAVLLYCPDHPDDDLLELLHRFAVEVGLAEERVVLLSKLAAREARLSSIINHSSDVIALLDQVGCITMVNPAGEQRFGHRNEDVLGRSVFELVHPEDRESVQEAMRGIFTAESVEIACRFRTASGEWRDVESQMTARDGGGFVLNARDVTERKALEAEIVHRAFHDPLTGLANRALFFDRLQHAVERSKRTHVPVAVLMIDLDDFKPVNDTYGHQVGDALLVEVARRLETTVRQIDTPARIGGDEFAVLIEEAADLGELALLAERLHEQLRLPAQVGSVSLTMSASVGGATSTFGETHDNLMRRADEALYSVKYSGKDRVRLVGPDDLRLLADAAAPVADGTVSR
- the uvrB gene encoding excinuclease ABC subunit UvrB, which codes for MPEPTTPFAARRRDLDERRAGDGRFRVVSDFTPSGDQPRAIEEIAAAFEAGERAVTLLGATGTGKTFTAAKVLERLQRPCLVMAPNKTLAAQLANEFRDFLPDNAVEYFVSYYDYYQPEAYIASSDTYIEKDSSINDEIDRLRHRATMALLSRRDVVVVASVSCIYGLGSPHEYENKILWLRSGEEVGLESAMRKLVDLQYARNDLNLIRGTFRVRGDTLEVFPADDERAVRVEFFGDEIDRIVRVDPLTGEVSRPVEQVGVFPASHYVSSTEAVVRAQASIEAELEERLAELERQGKLLEAQRLRMRTNYDLEMIREVGFCNGIENYSRHFDGRAPGTAPYTLLDYFPDDFVVFLDESHVTVPQIGGMYEGDRSRKESLVEHGFRLPSAFDNRPLTFDEYLDRIGQRLFISATPSAYERRESDTIAEQIIRPTGLVDPQVVVKPTTGQIDDLMEQIRQRTDRDQRVLVTTLTKKMAEDLTDYLLEHGVRVRYLHSDINTVERVEILRGLRLGEFDVLVGINLLREGLDLPEVSLVAILDADKEGFLRSETSLIQTIGRAARNVDGEVVMYADHVTDSMRRALDETERRREKQLAYNLEHGIDPQTVRKRVGDIIAAVRAEEQGEAYQPDEAPVSRDLVDVSEVPQEDLRALIQRLEEEMHEAAAGLRFEFAARLRDELADLKRELAAMEAANV
- a CDS encoding GAF and ANTAR domain-containing protein, whose product is MEQLDMALALDGAVGDDVDAERAYLATLEELTALLVEDATLDELLTQVLELTARAVSTSAAVSVTVVDDGGRYRTAARSSEDAELVDVVQYELVEGPCIEALESGETQHVADFVDDGRWPEVAQRAVELGFRSVVAVPLAVNGVVIGALNVFGGEAGGFSTADRELLHRIAAPAASTVANARAFLRVSRLAEQLQEALASRVVIEQAKGVLMAREGCDADQAFALLRKASQDANRRLRDVARAVVDHGGGNGSGNGRS
- the coaE gene encoding dephospho-CoA kinase (Dephospho-CoA kinase (CoaE) performs the final step in coenzyme A biosynthesis.), with protein sequence MFLVGLTGGIGSGKSTVARRWAELGTTVLDADLVAREIVEPGEPALADIAARFGAHLVDDAGRLDRQGLADVVFTDDEARRELDRIMHPRIAARIAERIAALDADDGRPQSRLAVVDHPLLIETGQTGRFDAVVVVLAPEPVRLRRLVDQRGLREDDARARLAAQCTDDERRRHATHVLVNDGDLATLLRAADDLHGRLVTAAQAG
- the rpsA gene encoding 30S ribosomal protein S1 — encoded protein: MQDPGNTMTSTGDVIVENDLSDEDFEAALEGTVGAVEEGKIIEGVVVKVDPDEVLLDIGWKSEGVIPSRELSIKLDVDPNTVVQVGDVVEALVMRSEDEEGRLVLSKKRAQYERAWGTIEKIYTEDKTVQGTVIEVVKGGLILDIGLRGFLPASLVEMRRVRDLAPYVGETLECKIIELDKNRNNVVLSRRKFLEETQSEFRNEFLTSLQKGEVRAGVVSSIVNFGAFVDLGGVDGLVHVSELSWKHIDHPSEVVEVGDEVEVEVLDVDLDRERVSLSLKATQEDPWQKFAREHAVGEVVEGEVTKLVPFGAFVKVADGIEGLVHISELADRHVEVPEAVVNVGDKIEVKVIDIDTVRRRISLSLKQAQAPDAAPVEQDPYDAGPAVSTAYSSGGDEAPAGGTLAAAFAQAGFGRDAEPTPEEMALAEAELPAEPAAEEAPAVEEPAVEAQTDADAETPDAEEPAADTTDADEAATEDSDEA
- a CDS encoding DNA-3-methyladenine glycosylase I, with product MAVDEGLGGGDDGRPRCWWCGDEPIYVAYHDTEWGVPVHDDARLFEKLCLEGFQAGLSWLTILRKRERFREVFAGFDPAVVAQFGDHDVARLLADPGIVRNRAKVEATITNARAYLDLVAVEGSLDAYVWRFAPEHRSAPRSPADVRATSPESVAMSKDLKRRGWAFVGPTTVYAFQQSMGIVDDHLVGCFRRGAAAP
- a CDS encoding lipase maturation factor family protein; this encodes MVPMDPWSADGYVIARELFQRGVGLVYVVAFAAVVHQWRPLLGSDGLTPVPAFVARVSWRSSPSLFHLGYADRLAVGGAWFGMALSAAVVLGLPQAAGTATTLATFAVLWLLYLSYVNVGQVWYAFGWESILLEAGFLAMFLGGHDSAVPWPALLLVRWLLFRVEFGAGLIKWRGDPCWRDLTCLDYHHETQPLPSVFSWHFHRLPRSLHRIEVAANHVTQLLLPALLFLPQPLAGITAVAVLVTQAWLVVSGNFAWLNLVTMVLATAALPDTWLGGTGGPLGVLAPREVAATTPGWFAVLVSMVAAAQVVMSWWPVRNLLSRTQRMNASFNPLHLVGTYGAFGSVTRHRFEIVLEGTLDPDPDEDADWHAYEFPAKPTDPRRRPPQVAPYHLRLDWLLWFAAMRPGPGPRDRWFLALLERLLEGDPGIRRLLRVDPFDGRAPTAVRARRYHYRFTSRAERRDTGAWWHRERAGDYTGIVRRPP
- a CDS encoding PASTA domain-containing protein, which codes for MRTTTKAGWAGVLGAAVLLAGCGGGDTGTTAPEEEAPAGSTTDEAAEEAEEASRMPDMIGRPVDEAVAELEELGFVVSTGLVRTTEMEPDLVYRSEPAPGRQVTEGQRVTLRVAAEPRQ